The Pseudomonas hefeiensis genomic sequence GTGGGGCCGCGCTGGCCGGCTGCCGTAGCCACGGTTTGACCTTTGCCAGCCACGGCAACACCCAATCAAACGGAACGTTGGACTTGAACGCCGGGGAAAACAGCAGCAGCCCGGCGATCGACTGATCGTCCATGGCGTAAGCCACAACCAGGTTGGCACCGGTGGAGAAACCGCCGAGGTAGACGTGGCCGACATCTTTGCGTAGCAGCGTCACCTGTTGTTCCACGGTTCGACGCCAATCATTGATATCAACGTCGAGCATATCGGCCGGCCGGGTGCCGTGTCCGGGCAGCAGCACGGTGCGTACCCGATATCCTCGGCTGGCCAGTTGTGTCGCGATATCTACGAATGAGCCAGGCGAATCGCCAAGGCCATGAACCAGAAGAACACCTCTACCATTGGGTTGCACGGGCACCCACTCACGGGGAGCGTTCCAGGCCAGTTCCAAGGTGTGGTCGGGATTCTGAAAATGCCGATTGCGCTCAATCTGTGCCAGAGTTTGCAAGCGATAGTCGCCGAAGCTGACCGGCGCTGGCTGGGCGACCTCGACCGGGGCGCGCGCGCAACCGGTAAGGCCGATCAGCAAGAGCGCGTAGAGTGCTTTCATCGGTTTTCCTGTGTGTCCATGTTGATATTCCATCAAAAACGAAAGATGTACCCCGCAGGCGGTGTCATCGATATACCGTTCTTTCGAGCAATTGGCTTCTGAACGGGAAGTGGCCGGGACGGGCGCCCGTGGCGTTGCAAATCGCATTGCACAAAGCCCGGACGACAGGCACGTAAATAAGCTGGCTGGGCTGGCGGGCCTCAAGGGTCTGAGTGGGATTGATCAGGTACACCGCGATTTGCCTCGGCAGCAACGAGAGGAGTGGCCAGTTGGTGCAACTGTCATCTACCGGGCTCGGATTATCCGTGGGGGAGCCATTATCACAGGACGTCACGAACGCCACCCCCATCAGGCAGGCGCCTTTAAGCTGCGAGCGCAGGCGACCAGGGTTCTCTACAAGCCCCAAGTCCGCGACAACCACCATGTCATGAACGCTCACGCGACCCTCGTCGCTCACCTCGACGTCGAGCACGACTGCCACGCAGGTCTGCGAGTCATAGTGTGCGGCGATGCCCTGCGCTCGGCCATGTCCTGAGGGTTTGCCCCAATGCCCCTTGGTGGCCGCTTCGGCGATGACGTTGCGCATTCGATTGGCATCGAAACCTGATGGCGGCCCAGTGCCGTCGCTCACCGTGGACGCCGAATCAATCAGGGACAACAGGTAGTCCTTTTGATCCAGCTTGCAGGCTCGGACCTGCGCGGCCACCAATCGCTGCTCGGCGAACACGCAGAGCAGCAGGTCTTTTCTATCCAGATTGCTGTCAAGCGTCGATGGCCAGGTGAATTGATTAAGAGCGCTGTCGTGGGTATCAGGATGGCTCATTTGCGTTTCTCCTTGCGGCTGACATCGCAGGACCAGTCATGGCGTTACTTTAGGTGGGCGGAACTGACGTCAGGGTGACTGGCGGCTGACAGGAACATGTCAAACGCCACGCTGCTCGAACTGATTGACCGTGCACGGGTTACTTCCTGCTGCTGATTATCTGAAAGTGTCATCAATAAATCGGGCAGGAGCTTACCGTTGTCATTACTGCACCAACTTGCCAAGGTGGGTGGGTGAGGGTGCCTATACGTCGGATAGCGCACCAAAGTTTTTTAGATTTCCTGTTGAAAGCGTTTTAATCGCTGCTGGCGGGCTATGAGGGCTATGAGGGCTGGTGGACAAGCAGATCGTCGCCAAATACGCAGGGCTGAAAATTGAGTCCGGGCAAGGCTGTTCCGAGCGGATCGCATGTCTGTTGAGATCCGTCGTTTTCTGCAACGGCTGAGGAATCACAGCAGTTTGAAGTTGTACTCAAGGATAAAGTAAATGCGGTCGATGTCCGGCCCGCCTTGTGCTTCGTTCGCCCGATGAGAAACGTGGGTGAAATGCACTAAAAGATCTTTCGCCGGCCCCGGACTGGACGGTGTAGCTTAGATCAATGTCGCGCTCCCAGTGCTTCCCGCCTTTGCCTTGCTGAGGGACATACTCCTGTTCGCTAGGATCAAAAGGGAAGTAAGCCCCTCCTTGCGGCGCATGAGTACCGTCGATATCACGTCCAGTCACATACCGTGACATGAACTTGAGCCCAGGAAATCCCATGGATGCGAAATCCAGGTCGTAGCGGGCTTGGTAGGAACGCTCATGGGGGGCCATTGAAATCGGCGAACTTGATGGCGTTGGCTAGGTATATGGAGTCGCCCCCTACGAAATCGAAAGGCGTGTCACCATGATTTTTTTGGACCGCCAGGGTAAAGGCTTGGTTGCCAATATTGTGTTTGGCAGAAAGGCTATAAGCTGTTGTGTTGATGCCTCCCGCAACTGAGCGCCCGTAGTCAATCGTATGGTAGATGTTGAAATCTACAAACGTATCCCAGCGACGGACATACACGTTCGCATAATACTGTCTCCAAGTGTCTGTTAGCTGGGATGAATACAGCCTGGCGCCTAGGTTCTTGTTGGACGTGAGGTCAGCCCCAACGAAGCTGATTGAGCCCATATCGGTGTTAACGCCATACCCGGCAAAATCCCCTTTAGAAGAGGAGGAGTCCTGGTTTTTGAATGCCGTGAATTTGCCACCGACCAAGTGTATGCCAGTAAGCTCGTCACTTTCTAAGAGCCATCCCGTTGCGTATTCGGGTTGCAGACGTTTGTCGGAAGTGTCGAAGACTGGGGTTTCCACTTCCATCTCGCCGAACTTGATAAAGGTCTGCGAGAGGCGAGTCTTGATCACGCCGCCACCGTCGCTGAAGTTTTGTGCGGACTCTCCATCACTGTCGACGGGTAAAAGCCCGGTTCCTGAGTGTCCCTTACCGCCATCGAGTTTTTGCCCGACAAAAGCATGCACATCCACACCAAAACCAAATGTTCCGGGCGTGAAGCCTGACTCAAACGTCGTGATGAAGCCCTGTGCCCATTCTCGCTGGTAATTTTTCGCGGCGTTTTCGGAGCGGTTATCATTGTTTAAGAAGAAATTTCGGCTGATAACGTTGAGCGTTGCGTCCTCTAGAAAGTCCGAGGTTTTGGGCTCTGTCGAGTCTGCAGCCATAACCTTTCCAACACACAACAGGCAGCAGCAAAGCACCGGGTTCTTCATGGTGTACCTCGCGTTTGTGTGGCTGACGCGCGGGCGACGTTGTGCTGAACGTGGGCCATAATAATGTCCTTGAAACGATGGGAATGCGCCAGCGCATTACACGAAGGGTCAGCACCACCTCCTTTGGATAAACAGGTATGCGCAGAGGGTTTCATTCTTGGTTGCAGGGCCGTGGCTTGCGAGTTAAATGTT encodes the following:
- a CDS encoding molybdopterin cofactor-binding domain-containing protein → MSHPDTHDSALNQFTWPSTLDSNLDRKDLLLCVFAEQRLVAAQVRACKLDQKDYLLSLIDSASTVSDGTGPPSGFDANRMRNVIAEAATKGHWGKPSGHGRAQGIAAHYDSQTCVAVVLDVEVSDEGRVSVHDMVVVADLGLVENPGRLRSQLKGACLMGVAFVTSCDNGSPTDNPSPVDDSCTNWPLLSLLPRQIAVYLINPTQTLEARQPSQLIYVPVVRALCNAICNATGARPGHFPFRSQLLERTVYR